One genomic region from Amia ocellicauda isolate fAmiCal2 chromosome 4, fAmiCal2.hap1, whole genome shotgun sequence encodes:
- the rnf114 gene encoding E3 ubiquitin-protein ligase RNF114: protein MAMFGSLDVAFKKKKAEDAERDLSEFVCPVCLEIFDLPVTTQCGHTFCNSCLQECLRPQKPVCAVCRTALSKWNMAVELEKLIHSSLGSCKGCHAEVSLSQMRSHTAVCPKYQEYIDEGVKTTAKSQPPVVSSVPNRYTFTCPYCNFQNLDQDGLVEHCTSQHSRDSRHVVCPICASMPWGDPNYRSADFFQHLKVRHTFSYDTFVDFSTDEQAMIQEALQRSMMDN, encoded by the exons ATGGCGATGTTTGGGAGCCTGGATGTGGCATTTAAGAAGAAGAAAGCCGAGGATGCGGAGAGGGACCTGTCCGAGTTCGTGTGCCCTGTTTGTCTGGAGATATTTGACCTTCCCGTGACAACACAGTGCGGACACAC GTTCTGCAACagctgtttgcaggagtgcctGCGCCCCCAGAAGCCCGTGTGTGCCGTGTGTCGGACAGCTCTCAGCAAGTGGAATATGGCCGTGGAGTTGGAGAAACTCATCCACAGCTCGCTGGGGTCCTGCAAAGGCTGCCACGcagag GTGAGTCTGTCTCAGATGAGGAGTCACACAGCTGTCTGCCCCAAGTATCAGGAATACATTGACGAGGGTGTGAAGACTACTGCGAAATCTCAGCCCCCTGTGGTCAG CTCTGTGCCAAATCGTTACACGTTCACCTGCCCCTACTGCAACTTCCAGAACTTGGATCAGGATGGGCTGGTAGAACACTGCACCTCCCAGCACTCCAGAGACTCGCGCCATGTG GTGTGTCCTATCTGTGCCTCGATGCCCTGGGGAGACCCGAATTACAGGAGTGCCGATTTCTTCCAGCACCTGAAGGTCCGCCACACTTTCTCCTACGACACCTTTGTG GATTTCTCCACAGATGAGCAAGCCATGATACAGGAAGCCCTGCAACGCTCCATGATGGATAACTAG